In Hyalangium minutum, the sequence CCCGGCGTAGGCGGGGGCCTCGGGAGCATCACGGCCCCAGGCGCCGGGCTCCTTCAGGACCCAGCGCCGGGCCAGCTCCTCGCCCACGCGGCGCAGCAGCCGGTCCGCGCGGGCGTAGTCCGGGTGCTCGGGGAGCGGGCTCTGGTCGCGCGCCGCCTCCAGCTCGGGGGCGAGCGCCTCGGCGTCTCGGAGCACCTCGTCCAGCGCGACCCGGCCGTGCTTGATGTCGAGCAGCCGATCGCGGAGCGCTCCCGTGGCCTCGAAGGTGGGCGAGCCGTTCTTCAGCCAGCCCGTGGCCAGCGCGATGAGGCGCAGCAGGTTGTAGGCATTCTTGGGCCGCAGCTCGCGCGCATCCGGGGGCCGCCGGCCTCCTGAGCGCGCATAGCGGGTGAGCGCCGCGAAGTCGTTGGCCTCGATGAGCCCCTGGTCCGACAGCGAGCGGTAGAGCTGCTTGATGTACGTCTTCGCCGCGAGGATTCCATCTTCGGGCGTGGGGGCCTGGCGCGGGGACTGCTTCGCCAGCCGGCGGGCCACCTCGTCGAGATCCGGCGCGGGCTCCTCGCACAGCCAGTCGAGGACGAGATCGCGGTGCTCGGCCAGGCGCTGCGAGCTGGACAGCTTGTGGAGCTGGCTCAGCGCGTAGCGGCCGAAGCTGCCGAAGATGTTGCGGGAGACGAAGGCCTCGCGCTCGGCCAGCAGCCACTCGCCCAGCACGTCCTTGGCGCGAGCCGAGGGCACGAAGAGCAGCTCCAGCGTGTTGGGATCCGCGCGCAGCGCTTGATCGATGGCCTTGCGGACCTCCCAGTAGGTGGCGCTGCCATCGGCGCTGACGAGATCCCGGGGGAACTCACCCAACCCCCACGTCCACGACAGCGGGAGCGCGAAGGCCCCGCGCAGGTCCGTGTCCGAGCCTTCGTGAGCCAGCCCCCAGGCGCGTGAGCCCACGGTGGCCTCGAGCACGACGCATGGCTGGAGCGCATCCCACGCGGCGGCGCGGCGCAGGGCGAACTGCACCTGCCCGGGCTTGCGCGGTACCAGCTCCTCGCGGGCATACCAGAGCTCGCCTAAGCCGGTGATCTGTACGTCCAGGCCGCCATCCCGTGCACGGACGACGCGGCCCACCATGCCCTGCGGCACGCGGCGCTCACCCGACACGCGCGCGACACGGGTGATGACCTCCGTGCCATGCGGCAGCGGAACGGAGAGGGGATCGACGCTCTCGAGCCCCTTGATGCGGTGCTGACCCTGGCCCATGGGCCGAGAATACATGGGCGGAACCTCTCAGGGGCCGAGGGCTAGCTCTTAGGTAACTGAGGCGGACGTATTCCGATGGAGGAGGTTTACGCAGAGCCCTATGGCGTGCGGAGTACGGCATCACCCATCCTCGAATTTCCGCTCCGGGATTCTTACCTGCTCGAAGAGTCGCTCTTTGGGGAGCGACCATGCAGCAGCTACAGCCTCTACTGCAGCTCCGATGAGTGAGTGCTGGAGGTCTCGGCGTGGAGCATCGAGCGCGGGCCAGAAACTCGGCGGAGTTCCCTGAATCGGTCGCACCTGTGTGCCTGTCATGACCTTAAGCACGTTGGGGGCAAGGGTCGCGGACGCGTGGGCGCTTGGCTCAATCGAGGAGACCAGACGAATTCTTCTCAGAGGCCTGCTCCACTCCACAAGTTGATCGACAGTTTTCTATTCAGGGATAGGGCCTGTCTCCGCTACTGGCAATGAAGAGGTGTGCCCCACAGGCTCTGATCCTGAGGCATCCCCTCATATGAGGCCGAAGACTTCGCGGAAGGCGGGCTGCTCGCAGACGAGTTGAGCGAAGCGCGCCATGAGTGGCCGCAACCTGTGCTCGGGCATGTAGGGAATGGCCTAGTAGTACATGCAGCCCTGGCGAGGAAGTATATAATCCCGTATGGACAGAATGGAAGTAGCAACTACACCCAAAGCGAAACCGCGCTGTTTTTAGCCACTCACGCTGCTCGCTCTGGAGCACACGCGACATTTGAATTCATGCAAGAATTCTGATTCGGTCGTTTAGCGCTGAAGTCTCTCCATGAGCAGCGTCCATAGATGTTCGGCAGCGCCTTGGTGCGACAGCTTCTCGTCGAGCTGCTGACCAAAGGACTGCATTCCGAGAGGTTTCAGATAGAGCGATTGGCTGTCATGCTCAACATTCAACATTTCGTTGATGCCGTTTCCCGCCATAGACGTGCCATAAGAGAAGGCAATGCCCTCTCGGCGTCCAAAGTTGCTCAGACTGATCGCGCACTCTGCCAGCTTCTCACCGTTCCTATAAACAGAGGCAGCGAACTGGCGTGCATCGATGCGCTGATATCTCGTCCTGATGTCAGCGTTGCGCTTTTGGAGTTCTTCCAAAGAGCCTTCAAAGAATCTAGCCATATACTCGAAGGCGTCATGCACAAACTGGTCATGATCCAGTTCTGAGAACTCCCTCTTCACTCGCAGGTTGCTTGAGCGTAGCCGCTCCGATGCTGTAAGTGCGGCGCCGATAGCAACTGCTGATGTTCCTCTCTGCGCG encodes:
- a CDS encoding DNA polymerase beta superfamily protein, whose translation is MYSRPMGQGQHRIKGLESVDPLSVPLPHGTEVITRVARVSGERRVPQGMVGRVVRARDGGLDVQITGLGELWYAREELVPRKPGQVQFALRRAAAWDALQPCVVLEATVGSRAWGLAHEGSDTDLRGAFALPLSWTWGLGEFPRDLVSADGSATYWEVRKAIDQALRADPNTLELLFVPSARAKDVLGEWLLAEREAFVSRNIFGSFGRYALSQLHKLSSSQRLAEHRDLVLDWLCEEPAPDLDEVARRLAKQSPRQAPTPEDGILAAKTYIKQLYRSLSDQGLIEANDFAALTRYARSGGRRPPDARELRPKNAYNLLRLIALATGWLKNGSPTFEATGALRDRLLDIKHGRVALDEVLRDAEALAPELEAARDQSPLPEHPDYARADRLLRRVGEELARRWVLKEPGAWGRDAPEAPAYAGNEPAQEEPPT
- a CDS encoding toll/interleukin-1 receptor domain-containing protein gives rise to the protein MAKLFFSYSHADEALRNRLETHLTMLKRQGLIEPWHDRRITAGNEFDASISKHLEAANVILLLVSSDFLASEYCYSKEMMRALERHEADEARVIPVILRSCDWHSSPFGKLLAAPRDGKPVTMWPNEDEALTDVAVKVREAVKELGTLQDSSAIHPSQSAQRGTSAVAIGAALTASERLRSSNLRVKREFSELDHDQFVHDAFEYMARFFEGSLEELQKRNADIRTRYQRIDARQFAASVYRNGEKLAECAISLSNFGRREGIAFSYGTSMAGNGINEMLNVEHDSQSLYLKPLGMQSFGQQLDEKLSHQGAAEHLWTLLMERLQR